A genome region from Sphingobium sp. WTD-1 includes the following:
- a CDS encoding FAD-binding protein, with protein MTKTLVWVEHEGAAVKDATLSAVTAAAKLGEVHLLVAGQGVEGVAAEAAKIAGVGKVHVADDAAFGHALAENVAPLIVELMGHHDAFVAPATSNGKNIAPRVAALLDVMQISDILSVESEDTFTRPIYAGNAIATVKSKDAKKVITVRGTAFEKAAKEGGNGAVEAVASTGDKGISSFVGAEIAKLERPELTSAKIIVSGGRALKDGPTFEEYIMPLADKLGAAVGASRAAVDAGYVPNDYQVGQTGKIVAPEVYIAVGISGAIQHLAGMKDSKTIIAINKDEDAPIFQVADIGLVGDLFKVVPELTGKL; from the coding sequence ATGACGAAGACGCTCGTTTGGGTTGAACATGAGGGCGCCGCCGTCAAGGACGCGACCCTTTCCGCCGTGACCGCCGCGGCCAAGCTGGGCGAAGTCCATCTGCTGGTTGCCGGCCAGGGCGTCGAGGGCGTTGCCGCCGAAGCCGCCAAGATCGCCGGCGTGGGCAAGGTCCATGTCGCCGACGACGCGGCCTTTGGCCATGCGCTGGCAGAAAATGTCGCGCCGCTGATCGTCGAGCTGATGGGCCATCATGATGCGTTCGTCGCGCCGGCCACCAGCAACGGCAAGAATATCGCGCCGCGCGTCGCCGCCCTGCTGGACGTGATGCAGATCAGCGACATCCTGTCGGTCGAGAGCGAAGATACCTTCACCCGTCCGATCTATGCTGGCAACGCGATCGCCACGGTCAAGTCGAAGGATGCCAAGAAGGTCATCACCGTGCGCGGCACGGCCTTTGAAAAGGCAGCCAAAGAAGGCGGCAATGGTGCGGTGGAAGCCGTGGCCTCGACCGGCGACAAGGGCATTTCCTCCTTCGTCGGCGCCGAGATCGCCAAGCTGGAACGCCCCGAGCTGACCAGTGCCAAGATCATCGTGTCGGGTGGCCGCGCGCTGAAGGACGGTCCGACCTTCGAGGAATATATCATGCCGCTGGCCGACAAGCTGGGCGCGGCCGTCGGTGCCTCGCGTGCTGCGGTCGACGCGGGCTATGTCCCCAACGACTATCAAGTCGGCCAGACAGGCAAGATCGTCGCGCCGGAAGTCTATATCGCTGTCGGCATCTCGGGCGCGATCCAGCACCTTGCCGGCATGAAGGACAGCAAGACCATCATCGCCATCAACAAAGACGAGGACGCGCCGATCTTCCAGGTGGCTGACATCGGCCTGGTCGGTGATCTGTTCAAGGTGGTGCCGGAACTGACCGGCAAGCTGTAA
- a CDS encoding DUF2958 domain-containing protein produces MEWTSLIRPQQMQQLIINHEIQQPLKGTRKEINFQPIVKLHIPGTFCMWLLTECDNDGMAFGLCQIQCAELGSVWLPEVADLDLNGVRVIEDETFVVNHSLNTYADMAKRNGGLLLL; encoded by the coding sequence ATGGAATGGACTAGCTTAATCCGCCCGCAGCAGATGCAGCAGCTTATCATCAATCATGAGATACAGCAGCCGCTCAAAGGGACACGCAAGGAAATCAATTTCCAGCCAATCGTGAAGCTGCATATTCCCGGCACATTTTGCATGTGGCTGCTAACCGAGTGCGACAATGATGGGATGGCGTTCGGGCTATGCCAGATACAATGTGCAGAGCTTGGCTCGGTCTGGCTACCGGAAGTTGCTGATTTGGACCTGAACGGCGTCCGAGTGATCGAGGATGAGACGTTCGTCGTCAATCATAGCCTCAACACATATGCGGACATGGCCAAGCGCAACGGCGGCCTATTGCTGCTCTAA
- a CDS encoding cold-shock protein, whose translation MSSITGTVKFFNADKGYGFIEPDTGGQDAFVHISAVERAGLATLREKDRVSYDLEQDKRGKMAAVNIAHAE comes from the coding sequence ATGAGCAGCATCACCGGAACCGTGAAGTTCTTCAACGCCGACAAGGGCTATGGCTTCATCGAGCCCGACACCGGCGGCCAGGACGCGTTCGTCCACATCAGCGCCGTCGAGCGCGCCGGCCTCGCCACCCTGCGCGAGAAGGACCGCGTGTCCTATGACCTGGAGCAGGACAAGCGCGGCAAGATGGCCGCGGTGAACATCGCCCACGCCGAATAA
- a CDS encoding glycine zipper 2TM domain-containing protein gives MRTPIMALAALAMLPLGACTSDNYGGGYGYDRPGGYNRPPGGRDRDRDRRPPRRHLGDNDQIYRDRDGRYYCKRDDGTTGTIVGAIAGGVLGNVIAPGGSKTLGTILGGAGGALAGRAIDKNDINCE, from the coding sequence GTGCGTACCCCCATAATGGCGCTTGCCGCCCTTGCCATGCTCCCGCTCGGCGCCTGCACCTCGGACAATTATGGCGGCGGCTATGGCTATGACCGCCCCGGCGGCTACAACCGCCCGCCCGGCGGCCGTGACCGCGACCGGGATCGCCGCCCGCCGCGCCGCCACCTCGGCGACAATGACCAGATCTACCGCGACCGCGACGGCCGCTATTATTGCAAGCGGGATGACGGCACCACCGGCACCATCGTCGGCGCCATCGCCGGCGGCGTGCTCGGCAATGTCATCGCTCCCGGCGGTTCCAAGACGCTCGGCACCATCCTCGGCGGCGCGGGCGGCGCGCTTGCCGGCCGGGCCATCGACAAGAACGACATCAACTGCGAATGA
- a CDS encoding recombinase family protein translates to MSKNAIIYARFSSAEQSKGHSLERQKENGQKYVAENGYILSGILTDEGRSAFSGKNRSEGSSLFQFEAEAREGLHTGKVLCVENVDRLSRQGAKAAAQLIWALNENGVDVATWSDNTTYRANSNSDMMELFGLIIKAQLAHEESVKKSERVLDAIGKRYSRIAAGDRTVSIGRVPAWLEKTESGYELNPHRTKVLNEIFDWYASGVGIYRIVANLNDRNEPGWQDCGEERGNGWYMPYIHRLLQHRAVLGEFITLKGELISPDFFPQAVTADKFMRAQIMRAGKQRTGGRDTTQMRNLLSGMVVCSECQGKAGYQYRVPSTRSYITKAGEPRIYEILASEHLRCDRYRRKHSCSNSVIVDYKLVEKSVLDQLLSVAFSEQEEVSQPNQFDVQIAETVRQIEHTTQRLNNLYDQVEDGIKGLGSRIEQRQAELQLLETALKEQQEARAIDAAKPSHFDDAAMIASLRDDLNSDDPDIRYYARTQTNAALKRVIEEIIICPDGTFTVEADIAVWHFDKNGTCIGGQAL, encoded by the coding sequence ATGTCCAAGAACGCAATAATTTACGCACGTTTTAGCTCTGCCGAGCAAAGCAAGGGTCACTCTCTAGAGCGCCAAAAAGAGAACGGCCAGAAATATGTAGCCGAAAACGGCTACATTCTTTCGGGGATTTTGACCGACGAGGGACGCTCCGCTTTTAGTGGGAAGAACCGTTCAGAAGGCTCGTCACTCTTTCAGTTCGAGGCAGAAGCCCGCGAAGGCTTGCATACAGGTAAAGTCCTGTGCGTCGAAAATGTCGACCGACTTTCCCGTCAAGGCGCGAAAGCAGCCGCGCAGCTAATTTGGGCGCTAAACGAAAATGGTGTCGATGTCGCGACCTGGAGCGACAACACGACATATCGGGCCAACAGCAATTCCGACATGATGGAGTTGTTCGGCCTCATCATCAAAGCGCAACTTGCCCACGAGGAAAGCGTCAAAAAGAGTGAGCGCGTCCTTGATGCTATCGGCAAACGCTATTCCAGAATTGCAGCAGGCGACCGCACGGTATCAATCGGCAGAGTGCCCGCATGGCTCGAAAAGACCGAAAGTGGGTATGAGCTTAATCCACACCGGACAAAAGTGCTCAACGAGATTTTTGATTGGTATGCCAGCGGCGTCGGCATTTACCGAATTGTCGCAAACCTCAATGATCGAAACGAACCGGGCTGGCAGGATTGCGGAGAAGAGCGCGGCAACGGTTGGTATATGCCGTATATCCATCGCCTGTTGCAGCATCGCGCAGTGCTAGGTGAGTTCATAACCCTCAAAGGCGAACTGATCTCACCTGACTTTTTCCCCCAAGCGGTGACAGCAGACAAGTTCATGCGCGCCCAGATTATGCGCGCCGGCAAACAGCGCACAGGTGGCCGCGACACCACACAAATGAGAAACCTGCTGTCGGGTATGGTGGTCTGCTCCGAATGTCAGGGCAAAGCAGGTTATCAATATCGCGTCCCTTCCACGCGCAGCTACATCACTAAAGCAGGTGAGCCGCGCATCTATGAGATTTTAGCATCCGAGCATCTGCGTTGCGACCGCTACCGGCGCAAACACTCCTGCTCCAATTCGGTCATTGTCGATTACAAGCTAGTCGAAAAATCGGTGCTCGACCAACTGCTATCCGTTGCATTTTCCGAGCAAGAGGAAGTCAGCCAGCCCAACCAGTTCGACGTTCAGATTGCCGAAACTGTCCGGCAAATCGAGCATACCACGCAACGCCTCAACAATCTCTACGATCAGGTAGAAGACGGCATCAAAGGGCTAGGCAGTCGTATCGAACAGCGTCAAGCCGAATTGCAGCTACTCGAAACTGCACTAAAGGAGCAGCAGGAAGCGCGAGCAATCGACGCAGCAAAGCCCAGCCATTTTGACGATGCAGCGATGATTGCCAGCTTGCGTGATGACCTCAACAGCGACGACCCAGACATTCGCTATTATGCCCGCACCCAGACCAACGCAGCGCTCAAGCGCGTCATTGAGGAAATTATAATCTGCCCCGATGGCACGTTCACTGTCGAAGCCGACATTGCAGTTTGGCACTTCGATAAAAACGGAACCTGTATAGGCGGACAAGCGCTATAA
- a CDS encoding electron transfer flavoprotein subunit beta/FixA family protein, which produces MKILVPVKRVIDYNVKPRVKADGTGVDLANVKMSMNPFDEIAVEEAIRLKEKGAATEVVAVSIGVAKAQETLRTALAMGADRAILIQTDDEVEPLGVAKLLAKVQEEEGAGLIILGKQAIDDDSNQTGQMLAALLNLPQGTFASKVEVEGDKVNVTREVDGGLETVKLATPAIITTDLRLNEPRYASLPNIMKAKSKPLANKTPADYGVDIAARLETLKVSEPPKRSAGIKVADVDELVAKLKALGVAA; this is translated from the coding sequence ATGAAGATCCTTGTGCCCGTGAAGCGGGTTATCGACTATAATGTGAAGCCGCGCGTGAAGGCGGATGGCACGGGTGTCGACCTGGCCAACGTCAAGATGAGCATGAACCCATTCGACGAAATCGCCGTCGAGGAAGCCATTCGCCTGAAGGAAAAGGGCGCGGCGACCGAGGTGGTGGCGGTATCGATCGGCGTCGCCAAGGCGCAGGAAACGCTGCGCACGGCGCTGGCGATGGGCGCTGACCGCGCCATCCTGATCCAGACCGATGACGAAGTTGAACCGCTGGGCGTCGCCAAGCTGCTCGCCAAGGTGCAGGAAGAGGAAGGCGCTGGCCTGATCATCCTGGGCAAGCAGGCGATCGACGACGACAGCAACCAGACCGGCCAGATGCTCGCCGCGCTGCTGAACCTGCCGCAGGGCACCTTTGCCAGCAAGGTCGAGGTCGAGGGCGACAAGGTCAATGTCACCCGCGAAGTCGATGGCGGCCTGGAGACGGTGAAGCTCGCCACCCCGGCGATCATCACCACCGACCTGCGCCTGAACGAGCCGCGCTATGCGTCGCTGCCGAACATCATGAAGGCCAAGTCCAAGCCGCTCGCGAACAAGACGCCGGCCGACTATGGCGTCGACATCGCCGCCCGTCTGGAGACGCTCAAGGTCTCCGAACCGCCCAAGCGTTCGGCCGGCATCAAGGTTGCCGATGTCGATGAACTGGTGGCGAAGCTCAAGGCTCTGGGAGTTGCAGCATGA
- a CDS encoding IS256-like element ISSpwi2 family transposase, producing MSRRKEPAIPNELLDQLLAGGAASAAFEQGGLLDSLKKALTERALNAEMDHHLAGEDGAGNMRNGYGRKTVMTDTGKLAIDVPRDRQSSFDPQLIAKYQRRFPGFDDKIVSMYARGMSTREITRHLHDLYGIDVSPDLISTVTDAVLDEVATWQQRPLDPVYPLVFFDAIRVKIRDEGMVRNKAIHIALGVRADGAKEVLGLWLEQNEGAKFWLRVMNELRNRGVEDILLAVVDGLKGFPDAITAVFPDAIVQTCIVHLLRNSMDFVSWKDRKNLASALKEIYRATDADAAEKALTAFEAGPWGQRYPAIGQSWRRAWGEVIPFFAFPDEVRRIIYTTNAIEALNSKLRRAVRARGHFPSDEAATKLLYLILNRSEKEWKMPPREWTMAKAQFAVIFGERFIRAMAA from the coding sequence ATGTCACGACGCAAAGAACCTGCCATACCGAATGAGCTTCTCGATCAGCTTTTGGCGGGCGGCGCTGCCAGTGCCGCCTTCGAGCAGGGCGGTCTGCTCGATTCGCTGAAGAAGGCGCTGACAGAGCGTGCCCTGAATGCGGAGATGGATCACCACCTCGCTGGCGAAGACGGCGCCGGCAACATGCGCAACGGCTACGGTCGGAAGACGGTAATGACCGACACCGGCAAGTTGGCGATCGACGTGCCGCGCGATCGCCAGTCGAGCTTCGACCCGCAGTTGATCGCCAAGTATCAACGCCGCTTTCCCGGCTTCGACGACAAGATCGTGTCGATGTACGCGCGCGGCATGAGCACCCGCGAGATCACCAGGCACCTGCACGATCTATACGGCATCGACGTCTCACCCGATTTGATTAGCACGGTGACCGACGCCGTGCTCGATGAGGTCGCCACTTGGCAGCAGCGGCCGCTCGATCCGGTTTACCCGCTGGTCTTCTTCGACGCGATCCGGGTCAAGATCCGCGACGAGGGCATGGTGCGCAACAAGGCGATCCACATTGCGCTGGGCGTCCGCGCCGACGGCGCAAAGGAGGTGCTCGGCTTGTGGCTCGAGCAGAATGAGGGTGCCAAGTTCTGGCTTCGGGTGATGAACGAGCTTCGCAACCGTGGCGTTGAAGACATCCTGCTGGCCGTCGTTGACGGCCTGAAGGGCTTTCCCGATGCGATCACCGCAGTGTTCCCCGATGCGATCGTCCAGACCTGCATCGTTCACCTGCTGCGCAACTCGATGGACTTCGTCTCCTGGAAGGACCGAAAGAACCTCGCCAGCGCGCTCAAGGAGATTTACCGTGCCACCGACGCAGATGCCGCCGAAAAGGCGCTGACAGCATTTGAGGCTGGCCCTTGGGGGCAGCGCTATCCCGCCATCGGCCAGAGCTGGCGGCGCGCCTGGGGCGAGGTGATCCCGTTTTTTGCGTTCCCCGACGAGGTCCGCCGGATCATCTACACTACGAACGCCATCGAAGCTTTGAACTCGAAGCTCAGGCGGGCTGTCAGGGCCAGGGGACACTTCCCCAGCGACGAGGCCGCCACCAAGCTGCTCTACCTGATCTTGAATCGGTCGGAGAAAGAGTGGAAGATGCCACCACGTGAGTGGACCATGGCGAAGGCGCAATTTGCCGTGATCTTCGGCGAACGTTTCATCAGAGCCATGGCGGCCTGA
- a CDS encoding recombinase family protein, translating to MKCVAYYRVSTRKQGNSGLGLEAQKQAVAAIIDAPLLAEFTEVESGRNNDRPQLKAAMDYASLTGATLLVAKLDRLSRNAAFLNSLIDSHVPIRFADMPFADRFMIGIMAQVAQWEAEQISKRTKEALAAAKAKGAKLGGDRGNIAAIGALGRIASADKRTKATAARAALVKPHIDAARAEGCVSLRDIAAYLNARHITTAQGGQWYAASVKRLIGLN from the coding sequence ATGAAGTGCGTCGCTTACTATCGGGTTTCCACTCGCAAGCAGGGCAACAGTGGACTAGGGCTCGAGGCTCAGAAGCAGGCAGTCGCCGCAATCATCGATGCGCCATTGTTAGCCGAGTTTACGGAAGTCGAAAGCGGTAGGAACAATGACCGCCCGCAACTGAAGGCCGCAATGGATTATGCGAGCCTTACCGGAGCGACCTTGTTAGTTGCAAAGCTGGATAGGCTTAGCCGCAATGCTGCTTTCCTGAATAGCCTCATCGACAGTCATGTGCCTATTCGCTTTGCCGATATGCCTTTCGCGGATCGCTTTATGATCGGCATTATGGCTCAGGTTGCACAATGGGAAGCCGAACAAATAAGCAAGCGCACAAAGGAGGCTCTTGCGGCTGCAAAGGCTAAAGGGGCAAAGCTGGGTGGGGATCGTGGCAACATAGCGGCCATAGGTGCGCTAGGACGTATCGCTAGCGCGGATAAGCGCACTAAGGCTACTGCTGCCCGTGCTGCTCTCGTTAAGCCCCATATAGACGCTGCTAGGGCTGAGGGTTGTGTGTCCTTGAGGGATATCGCTGCATACCTGAATGCCCGACATATCACGACCGCACAGGGTGGTCAGTGGTATGCAGCGAGTGTTAAGCGGCTTATCGGCTTAAATTAA
- a CDS encoding AbiJ-NTD4 domain-containing protein — protein sequence MGATKRDLGLKTVMLTDIFYNRYPNKPVKSAWTELDRRFMFQASKLLRVMLLSKPEWTQNGQDLYEDQTRMESTFENAHERVCDELGVDSLADPYHHYNGRPERKLYSVISNEYLNQKYDLRVQPFITIGLRLSLIEQVLRIHSDFVARLNDGLDSKLEAARSLDSNMSPFSLFNNEQHVLANHKRITEHLSAAILEINERLRQAAYPLSYNNGFFQFTDDRLTSDEIHEPFWSLVADPMWSNVDLQMKEAIDRRDNADRTAAFHAVSALESVIKIISGKKGWNTGMEKGAANYVDNLGSRANGNFIEQWEADLLKKMFTDVRNPFAHGPGPDRMPSLSPQQTNWAIDTAMSWAKSLIQRM from the coding sequence ATGGGTGCTACCAAGCGGGATTTGGGGCTGAAAACCGTTATGCTGACCGACATCTTCTATAATCGTTATCCGAATAAGCCTGTAAAAAGCGCATGGACTGAGCTTGATCGGCGCTTCATGTTTCAGGCATCGAAGCTATTGCGGGTCATGCTTCTATCGAAACCCGAATGGACGCAGAATGGGCAAGACCTCTATGAGGATCAGACCCGAATGGAATCCACATTTGAAAACGCGCATGAGCGGGTGTGTGATGAGTTGGGTGTCGATAGTCTGGCAGACCCGTATCACCATTACAATGGTAGGCCGGAGCGGAAGCTATATTCGGTAATCAGCAACGAGTATCTTAATCAGAAATATGACCTGAGGGTGCAGCCATTTATCACTATAGGGCTTCGGCTATCACTGATTGAGCAGGTATTGCGGATACATTCTGATTTTGTTGCGCGGCTCAATGATGGGCTGGACAGCAAATTGGAGGCAGCCCGGTCGCTTGATAGCAATATGAGTCCGTTTTCGCTTTTTAACAATGAGCAGCATGTTCTTGCAAACCACAAGCGGATTACAGAGCATCTTAGTGCAGCAATTCTGGAGATTAATGAGCGCTTGCGTCAGGCGGCTTATCCGCTGAGCTATAACAACGGCTTCTTCCAGTTCACTGATGATCGCTTAACTTCTGATGAGATACATGAGCCGTTCTGGTCGCTTGTTGCCGATCCGATGTGGTCAAATGTCGATCTGCAAATGAAGGAGGCAATTGATCGCAGGGATAATGCGGATCGAACTGCTGCATTCCACGCTGTCTCTGCACTCGAAAGCGTTATCAAGATAATCAGTGGCAAGAAGGGGTGGAACACTGGCATGGAAAAAGGCGCAGCTAATTACGTCGACAATCTCGGATCTAGGGCAAATGGCAACTTCATAGAACAATGGGAAGCGGACTTGTTGAAGAAGATGTTTACGGATGTTCGCAATCCCTTTGCGCATGGGCCGGGGCCAGATCGTATGCCGTCGCTGTCCCCGCAACAAACCAACTGGGCCATTGACACCGCAATGTCTTGGGCAAAGAGCCTTATCCAGAGGATGTAG
- the sucC gene encoding ADP-forming succinate--CoA ligase subunit beta, protein MNIHEYQAKELLAKYGAPIAAGHAAFTVEEAVEAAKKLPGPLYVVKSQIHAGGRGKGKFKELAPEAKGGVRLAFNLDEVKAHATDMLGNTLVTIQTGEAGKQVNRLYITDGADIAKEFYLALLVDRATSRIAFVVSTEGGMDIEEVAHSTPEKIHSFSVDPATGFQPHHGRAVAAALGLTGDLAKQASKVAASLYAAFLDTDAEQIEVNPLALTEQGNLLVLDAKVGFDGNAMFRHKDIAELRDLTEEDAAEVEASKYDLAYIKLDGNIGCMVNGAGLAMATMDIIKLNGEFPANFLDVGGGATTEKVTAAFKIILKDPAVKGILVNIFGGIMKCDIIANGIVEAAKEVNLSVPLVVRLEGTNVQQGKDILANSGLPIVPADDLGDAAKKIVAEVRKAA, encoded by the coding sequence ATGAACATTCACGAATATCAAGCGAAGGAACTGCTCGCCAAGTATGGCGCGCCGATCGCCGCCGGTCACGCCGCCTTCACCGTCGAGGAAGCCGTCGAGGCTGCCAAGAAGCTGCCCGGACCGCTCTATGTCGTGAAGTCGCAGATCCACGCCGGTGGCCGCGGCAAGGGCAAGTTCAAGGAACTGGCCCCCGAAGCCAAGGGCGGCGTCCGCCTCGCCTTCAACCTGGACGAGGTGAAGGCCCACGCCACCGACATGCTCGGCAACACGCTGGTCACCATCCAGACCGGCGAAGCCGGCAAGCAGGTCAACCGTCTGTACATCACCGACGGCGCCGACATTGCCAAGGAATTCTATCTGGCGCTGCTGGTCGATCGCGCCACCAGCCGCATCGCTTTCGTCGTGTCGACCGAAGGCGGCATGGACATTGAAGAGGTCGCTCACTCGACCCCCGAAAAGATCCACAGCTTCTCGGTCGATCCGGCCACCGGCTTCCAGCCGCACCACGGCCGCGCCGTTGCCGCTGCCCTAGGCCTGACCGGCGACCTCGCCAAGCAGGCTTCGAAGGTTGCCGCGTCGCTCTACGCCGCGTTCCTCGACACCGACGCCGAGCAGATCGAAGTCAACCCGCTGGCGCTGACCGAGCAGGGAAACCTCCTCGTCCTCGACGCCAAGGTCGGTTTCGACGGCAATGCCATGTTCCGTCACAAGGACATCGCCGAACTGCGCGACCTGACCGAGGAAGATGCGGCCGAAGTCGAAGCGTCGAAGTACGACCTGGCTTACATCAAGCTCGACGGTAACATCGGCTGCATGGTGAACGGCGCTGGCCTGGCCATGGCGACCATGGACATCATCAAGCTGAACGGCGAATTCCCCGCCAACTTCCTGGACGTGGGTGGCGGCGCCACCACCGAGAAGGTGACCGCAGCGTTCAAGATCATCCTGAAGGACCCGGCCGTTAAGGGCATTCTGGTCAACATCTTCGGCGGCATCATGAAGTGCGACATCATTGCCAATGGCATCGTCGAAGCTGCCAAGGAAGTGAACCTGTCGGTTCCGCTGGTTGTCCGCCTCGAAGGCACCAACGTCCAGCAGGGCAAGGACATTCTGGCCAATTCGGGTCTTCCGATCGTTCCCGCTGACGACCTGGGCGATGCGGCCAAGAAGATCGTGGCAGAAGTGAGGAAGGCGGCCTGA